Genomic segment of Streptomyces sp. NBC_01210:
CGCGTGATAGAGCCGGACCGTGACCGCACGGCCTTCGTCCACCGGCACGAACGTGGTGAGGCTGCGCCCGCCCTGCGCGGGACCCACCAGTACCCCTTCCAGCGAGGCCTGTGCCTGCCGCCGGTGCCGCGCGCCGTAGTAGCCCGCGCGTTCACGGGCCGCGAGCGCACCGGCCATCAGCATCTGCCGGGCGGCCGCCCGCAGTTGCTCCTGTACGGTCCACGACGTCGCGCCCGACGGCCCCGGCGGCACGTCCCGCCACCACCGGATCTCGTCGCTGGGCACGGTCAGCCCGACGAGCACCTCACGGGCCGAGGGTGCCGCACTGCGGGCCAGCGCGGTGAGCGCCTCGCCCAGCAGGTCCTCGCTGTCGGGGAAGGACCTGCTCTCCGGTACGAGCAGACTCGTGCCGCCCGCACCGGGCCCCGGCGGCGTCCAGCGCGCATAGCGCCCCGCCGCTCCCCCGCGCCGCCGCCAGCCGTGCCGGTCGAGCAGTGCGCCGAGGACGACAGGGTCGACCTGGGCGGGGTCCGGCTCCCCGCTCCCGTACCAAGGTCCCGGCACATCGCCCGTCAGGTGGGGCCGTATCGACTCCTGCATCAGGGTCTCCCTCCCGCCCCGACCCTCGTCATGATCTCGCAGAGCGCCCGGTCGTCGAAGATCCGTGAGGTCGGGATCCGCACGGTGGTCCTGCGCCTGCCCGTCACCGGGTGGCCGGCCAGATTGGTCCAGTAGCAGCAGTGCCGCAGATCGAGCCGGTCGTGACTGGCGCGCAGCCACTCGCCCTGGGTCCGGGGGGCGAGCATCACGACAAGGATCTTGTGCACCGAGACGGGGGTGCGGGCCAGTTTCACCAGGTGGTCGTTGTCGAGCGTGAACGAGAACGCCGCACCGGGTGGGTGCGGGGGGATCTGGTACGTGCACTTGAGCTGCACTTTGATGGTCACCTCGTCGTCGACCGTGTGTGCGGCGGAGCTGTGACTGACGTGCCAGTCGATGCCGTTGTCCGGAAACGGCTGCGAGAGCGAACAGCCGGCCGCGGCGGCGACCGCGTGCAGATAGCCCACCTGGAGAGTCTCCATGCAGGCGGTGGTGGCGAGTCCGCCGCGCAGCGGTGCGATCCGCTCGGGCAGCAGCCCGCCCGGTTCGGGCTGCGCGAGCGCCATGGCTCTTCGTGCCTTCCGGGCTGTACCGATCAGTGTCCCCACGACGGGGCGTCAATTTCCCTACCCCTCATCTGTGTTGTCACCGCCCTGCGTACAGCGCAAACAGCCCGGGTATCACCGATTCGGGCAGGGGGATCACGCCATCTGCCGGGCATGTGCGAGGAGTTCAGCGATGACGCACTGGTATGACGGCCCCCTGGCCGCATTTGACACCGAGACCACAG
This window contains:
- a CDS encoding DUF4365 domain-containing protein, which codes for MALAQPEPGGLLPERIAPLRGGLATTACMETLQVGYLHAVAAAAGCSLSQPFPDNGIDWHVSHSSAAHTVDDEVTIKVQLKCTYQIPPHPPGAAFSFTLDNDHLVKLARTPVSVHKILVVMLAPRTQGEWLRASHDRLDLRHCCYWTNLAGHPVTGRRRTTVRIPTSRIFDDRALCEIMTRVGAGGRP